The genomic region ACTCCGCCCTCCATTCCTTGTTTTCTTTTATATTTCTTATCTTTTGTTCTATCTTCTTTACAAAATTGTTTTCATTCAACTTTTCTTTTTCAATATATTCTAAAAATGATTTTGCATCTTCACTTCTTTCTTTATAATAATCTTTCGTATTGAAAAATACTTTACTTGTTCCATCTTTTAAGTATAATTCCTTATTTTCATTACAAATATTCTCAAAAGTATATTTTGATAATCCTTCTCCAAAAGGATCAAACTTACAGATAAATATGACAATGCTTTCTTTTAAGTCTCTATAAATTTCTCCTTTTTCTATTGCGTTTAAATCTATCATTGACTGATAATATCTACTTCTCTTAGCTAAGTTCTTCTTATTTACAACTTGCATTTCTATATTGTAAATTCTGTTTTCATCTTCAACGTAAACATCTAGTCTTACACTTTTTGCATCATAATTTATGTCAATTGTCTTTTGATTATCTATGTAAGTTATTTCTCCAATCTTCTTGTCTAAAAGAATCTCGAGAGTTTCTCTACAAATTTCCTTATCTCTCATAACTTTTGAAAACATAAAGTCATTACTTAAAGTTAAACTTTCCCAAAGTTCCCACTTATCTTGCTCCATAACTAACTCCCTTTTTATTTATTATATCAAATTTTACTTTAATACTAATTTATAATTTCTAAAATTATTTTATTTCTTCCGATTTCTAAAACTTTATATTTGGTATTTCTACCAATTAACATTTCTTGTTCAAATTCAAAAGATCCATTATTTCCAATATACAAAACATTACTTCCTTTAGGTGCTCTTATTTCAACCAAAATACCATCAGAGGGATTTTTTCTATCTATTACAAACTGCTCAGCAACTTCTTTAGATAAAGAAGTACTATAATAAACTTTTTCTTGAATAATGTCATCTTCATTTAAATCTTCATAATATTTTCTCTCAGTCCCTCTATAAACAATTATATCATCTTCCAAATTATATTTAGCTATAGCACTATCTATATTTTTAATCTTTTCTTCAAGTTTAGTGTTTTGTTTAGGTTCTCCTAAGAGAAATCTATTTATTTTTTTATAGTCAACAAGAGAATACTTTCTTATTGATTTTATTTCATTTTTTGTTAAAGTTTTTAAAAGTAAACTACTTGCTTTTTCATATTCTTTAATTTCTCTAAAAGATGGATTTTTTTAATTAATATTATGAGATAACTTACTAGAAGAACTTTGTCTAACTGATAAATTAGATATTGCACTTCTTGAAACTGAACTTTTTATATTACTTGAATTTCTTTTAGATGAAAATTTTATACAACTTAGTGATTTAACATCAATTGTATAATTACAAATAATTACGCATGATGCTATTCCTAATAAAACTATTTTATTTTGAATTTTACTCATAATAAACCTATTAATTTCAATAACGCTTTATATAAAATACTATATCATATTTTTTATTATTTCTTCACACTCATGGATACATTATTTATATGAAACTTACAAAAACAAAATGTGATTAATTATTTTGATTTTAAAATATTATTTTTGCATTGTTATATCAATTTTAAGAGATTATTTTATATTTTTAATAATAAACTCTCCTATTTAATTATATATATTGTCTTAAAATCCATTTAAAGTATATATAAATTAATATACTTATTTTTTTCATTCATTCCTCTCTAATTACCTTTAAAATAATTATCTGAAATTATCCAATTTTTTTACTTTTTATTAGATTTTCACTCATCATCGTTCAAATCACAATTAACCTGGTTATTGTAATATGAACTCATGGTAAATGGTGCATTAAAAACTGTCGTGAGTATGTACGATCTTATATTTTTTATCTTGTTCATCTTTTTATCTAAACACTCAACTATGTAATCCATGTGTAAAGAATTCAGTGATAAAAATCTCTCTCTAACATATTTCATTCTCATAGGTAATTGATTTATTAATATTTCTCCTGTTTTTTGTATAAGTACATCTGCTAAAAGTTTTAAAATATCATCATACTTCTTTGCTTTAAACTTATCTTCTTCTAAAACTTTATAATAATCTGTGTTTATCCTAAGTTCTTCAAGATAATCTTCTCTATCTCTCTCATCTATCATTTCTTCACATATAGATTGATTGTTATTCTCTGTTTTAATCTCTGTAGTATTCTCTGGTAATGGTTTATTCATTTTACACAATTGCATTTGGTCATTTTGACTAAATGGATTTATACAATTTGACTCAATGCATTTAGTCATTTTGACATCTTCCATTTGGTCATTTTGACTAAATGCATTTGGTGTAGCTTCAAATCCATTTTCTTTTAACTTTTCATTTTCTAATCTTTTCTTCCTATCTTCTACTTCAAAATATAGTTCCTCTAACTTCTTATCATTTATTGTATACCATTTTGTTTTATCTCTTGGATCTTTGTTATAGTTACCTGTTATTATAAATCCACTTTTCTCTAATTTCGTAAATACTCTTCTTACTGTTTCTACACTTAAAAATTTAAAATTCTTTTCATGCCATGACTTTATAGAATTATATGTCCAGTACTTTCCATCATAATAATTCTTTCCTGCCTTCTTATTTATCTCTATCCAATAATTTATTTGTTGAAGAACTATCGCTTCATTTAATCCTATTTCATTTGCAAGTGTTGTGTTTACAACTATTGGTGAATCATCAAATAAATACATACTCATTTTTCCTTTCCCTCCTTCTTTAAAAATAAAAAGCAACTAGACAAATAATCTAATTGCTTTCTCTCTGCTTCAGTACCTCGATATATTGTTTACAATAATTACCTTTTATCTTTTAATTACTCTAAACAATATACCAGATACTTACTATTCTTATATTATTGTAGTATAAGCCTCTATCCCTTATATCTTCTAACTTATCTGCCTGTTTCATTATTATGACACGATACCCACAACAGGGGTCATAGACAGTTCCACTGTAAGGCTCTATTAACTCAGCTATTAACTCTACAACACAAGCTGGTGTGTAGAATTCTCCATCTTCTTTTGAACTTGCGACAGCATAACTCTGAAGAAAATATTCATATACCCTTCCAATTAAATCTTCTTCTTGAAACTTTTCCTCATTTATCTTATTGATTTCATCTATTAAGTTTTTTAGAGTTCTGATATCTGCACCTAAATTACTATAAAAGTTAGAAAGTAACGCTCCTTGTAAAGGTGGGTTATCTTTTTCAATATCTGCCATTGCAGTATCAAGTTTTACAGCAATGTCATTACTATTTGCTTCTTTTACGATATATGACCATCTACAATGTGGTTGTAAGTAAAAAACATTTTTCGCCAGATAAAAAGACTTCTTCTCCAAAAAGGTAGGTATATCACCATATTCCTCTTTTATTTCTGCATATCTTTTTTCAAATTTATCTCCAGCAAACTTTACAAATACAAGACCTATTACAGCATCTCGGTTTTTCTCTGTTCCTCCAGCACCTCTAAGTGCATTTCTACAGTTAAATAAAATAGATTCTAATGTTTGCTCTTTTATTTGATTGTTTTTTTAGCCATAAAACTTCTCTCCTATAAACTATATTTTAATTAGTAAATTCAATCTTATCTCCATTAGACAAAACAAAGGACTGCTGATAAATTATACCTAGTACATCTGCTATTTTTATAAGATCCTTTTCTCCTATTGTTCCTCTTTTTAATTTGGCATTAAAATTTTGAGGTGAATAGCCTATACGTCGTGCAAGTTCGGAAACACTTATTCCCATTCTTACACACAAAACTTTTATTTGCTCTGATGTATCCATAACACACCCCCGTAAATATCTTGCTTTATATTATAAACGATTTTATTGATAACTTCAATTAAGAAATAATAAAAATTAATTTAGCGTCAAATATAACCAAACAAAACATTAGTTAAAACTCAGTAATACCCATCAACCTACTTTCTAATGAAGGTAGGTTTTTATATTTTCTTTTTCAAATACCTCAACTTTTATCCTTTCTCGTGGCTATTAGGTAGGAGGTAATTTTATTTTCATTTTCTACTACGGATTTTTGCTCCTGCTGTCCTTTAGATAGTGGTAGTAAAATTTACCTCCTAACCTCCAAATAAAAACTGTACCTTGACAATTGAATACCCCAGAGCATGAATAATACTTTTATATGAATATGCCATGACGAAATTTCCGAGCGTATCTTTGACTGTATACGAGACTGTGTCGAGCAGGACAAGTCCTTAGGAAGGATAGTGTTTTGGGCTTAATTAATTTTAAGGAGGTGAAATGTCTGAAAGATAAATACGAAAACTTACCTCAATACCTTAAGGACAAGGCTGGGTTTTGCCTATGGAAGAGTGAAGTTGGCAAAGGTAAAGTTCCCTACCAAGTAGATGGTAAAAGGGCTAAAGCTAATAATATTTCTACCTTTACAGACTTTAAGGATGCTCTATGTGTAGTAAATAAGTTTGATGGTCTAGGCATTGGTATCTTTAATAAGATATCTGCCATTGATATAGATAACTGTATAGATGCTAGTGGTAACTACTCGGATTTAGCCAAAGATGTAATGGGCATTTTTAAAGATTCATATATAGAGAAAAGTCCATCTGGAAAAGGAATAAGAATCATCTTTCTAATAGATGGCTTTTCTTATGACAAGAGCCTCTATTATATCAACAATCAAAAGCTAGGCTTAGAAGTTTATGTTGCAGGTAGCACCAATAAGTATGTGACTATTACTGCCCATGTAATTAACCAAGGAAAGATCATTCAAGCTAATGACAAGCTTCAAGTTTTGCTAAATAGGTATATGCAAAAACCAAAGACTAATACAGGCATAGCAAATAAAGAAAGCAGCTCTTTCTTATCCGATAGTTCGGTTATAGAAAAGGCAACTGCATCTGCTACAGGAACTAAGTTTAAGGCTCTATGGAAAGGCGGTACAAGTTCTTATCCTTCCCAGAGTGAAGCTGACCTTGCTCTATGCTCCATCTTAGCTTTCTGGTGTGGCAGAGACATTAATCAAAT from Candidatus Arthromitus sp. SFB-mouse-Japan harbors:
- a CDS encoding Rpn family recombination-promoting nuclease/putative transposase translates to MEQDKWELWESLTLSNDFMFSKVMRDKEICRETLEILLDKKIGEITYIDNQKTIDINYDAKSVRLDVYVEDENRIYNIEMQVVNKKNLAKRSRYYQSMIDLNAIEKGEIYRDLKESIVIFICKFDPFGEGLSKYTFENICNENKELYLKDGTSKVFFNTKDYYKERSEDAKSFLEYIEKEKLNENNFVKKIEQKIRNIKENKEWRAEFMTILMREQEIARDNFEKGMAEGVVKGRQEGREEGIAEGVVKGREEGIKKEREKSIKTLVGVYRELDFEDEIIEKKLIEKYGLTKEEAEKYLK
- a CDS encoding ADP-ribosyltransferase — translated: MKEYEKASSLLLKTLTKNEIKSIRKYSLVDYKKINRFLLGEPKQNTKLEEKIKNIDSAIAKYNLEDDIIVYRGTERKYYEDLNEDDIIQEKVYYSTSLSKEVAEQFVIDRKNPSDGILVEIRAPKGSNVLYIGNNGSFEFEQEMLIGRNTKYKVLEIGRNKIILEIIN
- a CDS encoding DUF6017 domain-containing protein, which encodes MSMYLFDDSPIVVNTTLANEIGLNEAIVLQQINYWIEINKKAGKNYYDGKYWTYNSIKSWHEKNFKFLSVETVRRVFTKLEKSGFIITGNYNKDPRDKTKWYTINDKKLEELYFEVEDRKKRLENEKLKENGFEATPNAFSQNDQMEDVKMTKCIESNCINPFSQNDQMQLCKMNKPLPENTTEIKTENNNQSICEEMIDERDREDYLEELRINTDYYKVLEEDKFKAKKYDDILKLLADVLIQKTGEILINQLPMRMKYVRERFLSLNSLHMDYIVECLDKKMNKIKNIRSYILTTVFNAPFTMSSYYNNQVNCDLNDDE
- a CDS encoding N-6 DNA methylase — protein: MKEQTLESILFNCRNALRGAGGTEKNRDAVIGLVFVKFAGDKFEKRYAEIKEEYGDIPTFLEKKSFYLAKNVFYLQPHCRWSYIVKEANSNDIAVKLDTAMADIEKDNPPLQGALLSNFYSNLGADIRTLKNLIDEINKINEEKFQEEDLIGRVYEYFLQSYAVASSKEDGEFYTPACVVELIAELIEPYSGTVYDPCCGYRVIIMKQADKLEDIRDRGLYYNNIRIVSIWYIV
- a CDS encoding helix-turn-helix domain-containing protein is translated as MDTSEQIKVLCVRMGISVSELARRIGYSPQNFNAKLKRGTIGEKDLIKIADVLGIIYQQSFVLSNGDKIEFTN